A stretch of the Maridesulfovibrio zosterae DSM 11974 genome encodes the following:
- a CDS encoding mechanosensitive ion channel family protein, translating to MSKFAFKIITLPTVILVLLCCSAFAEQQESATKTWFNMIQSLDSEIRAEGLAVQKLKQSYPVMLEKFDQHMQKAHNRLDQLKLLRGLAKRTPWAYRTVLMQLDDVTGYIERAKDELLIEKNRLKKIKDDFAVLSEIHFNSKIYDKKLLKLITSSKEHFIAIRNDAATLKRSIDMSLAKADALDSNIADELKITRKYYAQAIRTFYFTMGSSPLLSHNWIDISYSFEEWSNSYLRFYQPLIVWVHWGNFLIYMVLIAGICWLILRNLVTHLLKRQMFANHKISFYNKGLIFISLGAGMFIARFMTLFTSNQITGLVWSELMTLGIIICARNFLWAREKEQPTRLIRSPMFTLWCLMTAGDIMHMLTMPMNCLSVIWFFLSIAGLASMHFNRHRYKLQITRSTFNANKIILGTGAAVTLLGFGTQAMILTQIWFLFLITIQICTALKTILVTDLPDPNNLEQEADKQNDEEIKNLNESREAALHHNQMIQLFYPLSVSIIIFLFIGWATAYVGGIPFARFVFRNMDVHIAGADISIKSLFYILILFFAARLILFWLKSLVNNTSIGGQKIESSLAHTFSTIGSYIVWVIFLLSSFYLMGIPMSALTWIASGLSIGIGFGLKDIVSNFVSGLIIMFGGSIKKGDTLQHKKIIGEVVDVSIRNTTIKSLDNSMVIIPNSSFLKGEIINLNYQDTRIRVTIPISLVPGSKIDKAKKIMMKVVKKHPNVIKDPAPNVFFKKFGNLGLDFELYFWVNNFEDKFPTESDIMNELDEKFQSKKIKVAFRGIKNKYKPKGDEAAQIAAQREALKEKRKLINKCFRSASLRKYRTLNKIEMDIPE from the coding sequence ATGAGCAAATTCGCATTCAAAATAATCACACTGCCTACTGTTATATTAGTACTGCTTTGTTGCTCTGCTTTTGCAGAACAACAGGAATCGGCGACAAAGACATGGTTCAATATGATTCAAAGCCTTGATTCTGAAATACGCGCAGAAGGACTTGCTGTTCAGAAATTAAAGCAAAGCTACCCAGTTATGCTTGAAAAATTTGATCAACATATGCAAAAAGCACATAACCGTCTTGATCAACTTAAGTTGCTACGTGGTCTGGCTAAAAGGACACCATGGGCATATAGAACGGTTCTAATGCAGCTTGACGATGTAACGGGCTATATTGAAAGAGCTAAAGATGAGTTGCTCATTGAAAAAAACAGATTAAAAAAAATTAAAGATGACTTTGCAGTGCTTTCAGAAATTCATTTCAACAGCAAAATTTATGACAAAAAACTTTTAAAGCTGATCACATCCAGTAAAGAACATTTTATTGCTATACGGAATGATGCTGCAACTCTTAAGAGATCCATAGATATGTCGCTGGCAAAAGCTGATGCACTTGATTCAAATATAGCTGACGAACTAAAGATAACACGAAAATACTACGCACAAGCAATTAGAACATTTTACTTTACAATGGGGTCTTCACCTTTACTATCACACAACTGGATAGACATATCCTACTCATTTGAAGAATGGAGTAACAGTTACTTAAGATTTTACCAGCCTCTGATTGTATGGGTACATTGGGGTAATTTCTTAATATACATGGTGCTAATTGCAGGCATCTGCTGGCTGATATTAAGAAATCTGGTAACCCACCTCTTGAAGCGACAAATGTTCGCTAACCACAAGATTTCTTTTTATAATAAAGGATTAATATTCATATCTCTCGGAGCAGGTATGTTTATTGCCCGCTTCATGACTCTTTTTACATCCAACCAGATCACAGGGCTAGTCTGGTCTGAGCTAATGACCCTTGGAATAATTATTTGCGCCCGCAATTTTCTGTGGGCCCGTGAAAAAGAACAACCGACCAGACTTATACGCAGCCCTATGTTTACCCTATGGTGCCTTATGACCGCCGGAGACATAATGCACATGCTGACCATGCCCATGAATTGCCTCAGTGTAATATGGTTTTTTCTTAGCATTGCCGGACTTGCTTCCATGCATTTTAACCGCCACAGATACAAACTTCAAATCACACGATCCACTTTCAATGCCAACAAAATAATCCTAGGAACCGGAGCGGCTGTCACGCTATTAGGATTCGGCACACAGGCCATGATCCTGACTCAGATCTGGTTCCTTTTTTTGATTACTATACAAATTTGTACAGCTTTGAAAACCATTCTGGTTACAGATTTACCTGATCCAAATAATCTGGAACAAGAAGCAGATAAACAAAATGATGAAGAAATTAAAAACCTTAATGAATCTCGTGAAGCGGCACTCCATCATAATCAGATGATCCAGCTTTTCTATCCTCTCTCTGTTTCAATAATAATATTTCTATTTATAGGGTGGGCAACAGCATATGTAGGAGGAATTCCATTTGCGCGTTTTGTATTTAGGAATATGGACGTGCATATCGCCGGAGCAGACATCTCTATTAAAAGTCTTTTTTATATATTGATTTTATTCTTTGCTGCACGTCTTATCCTATTCTGGCTTAAATCATTGGTGAACAATACTTCAATTGGCGGGCAAAAGATTGAAAGTTCATTGGCCCATACCTTTTCAACAATAGGTTCATACATAGTATGGGTAATATTCCTGCTTTCATCATTTTATCTCATGGGCATTCCCATGTCCGCTCTAACCTGGATTGCCAGTGGATTATCCATCGGTATCGGCTTTGGACTAAAAGATATTGTCAGTAATTTTGTCAGTGGGTTAATCATTATGTTTGGCGGCTCCATTAAAAAGGGAGATACTCTGCAACACAAAAAAATTATAGGCGAAGTTGTTGACGTATCAATACGCAACACGACAATAAAATCTCTTGATAACAGCATGGTAATAATCCCTAATTCAAGTTTTCTGAAAGGCGAAATTATCAACCTCAACTATCAGGATACACGTATTAGAGTGACTATTCCTATATCACTTGTACCGGGATCTAAAATCGACAAGGCCAAAAAAATTATGATGAAAGTAGTTAAAAAACATCCCAACGTCATTAAAGATCCGGCACCAAATGTCTTTTTTAAAAAATTCGGCAACCTTGGTCTGGACTTTGAACTTTACTTTTGGGTTAATAATTTTGAAGATAAATTTCCCACAGAGTCAGATATAATGAATGAACTTGATGAAAAATTTCAAAGCAAAAAAATCAAAGTTGCCTTTAGAGGTATTAAAAATAAATATAAACCGAAAGGAGATGAGGCAGCGCAGATTGCAGCACAGCGTGAGGCGCTTAAAGAAAAGCGTAAGCTTATAAACAAGTGCTTTCGCTCGGCTTCGTTACGGAAATACAGAACCTTAAATAAAATAGAAATGGATATTCCTGAATAA
- the aroC gene encoding chorismate synthase — MSGNTFGQIFKVTTYGESHGPGLGGVIDGCPSGIELSEEILQLELDRRKPGHGIAGTARKEADRIKIMSGVFEGRTTGTSIGFHIENTDQRSRDYSKIMNVYRPGHADFTFDAKYGFRDYRGGGRSSGRETVSRVAAGAVAQEFLRQQSISCHAYTLRIGGIDATVKSPEKAYDQPFFSPDPEVISLWEERVKEVRSQGDTLGGVVEVCLKNVPAGLGEPVFDKLDARLAYALMSVGAVKGVEIGSGCQAADSLGSQNNDFIDAAGFLSNNSGGILGGISSGQDIVVRAYVKPIPSISKPQKTVDRDKTETEIKIGGRHDICAIPRIVPVLKSMAMLTVADFILLQRRMG; from the coding sequence ATGAGTGGTAATACATTTGGTCAGATTTTCAAAGTGACCACCTATGGAGAATCGCACGGACCCGGGCTTGGTGGAGTTATTGACGGCTGTCCCTCTGGAATAGAGTTAAGTGAAGAGATTCTTCAACTTGAACTTGATAGGCGTAAGCCCGGGCATGGAATTGCCGGTACTGCCCGTAAAGAGGCAGACCGTATAAAAATTATGTCTGGTGTCTTTGAAGGTAGAACAACTGGAACATCCATAGGTTTTCATATTGAAAACACTGACCAGCGTTCTAGAGATTATTCAAAAATAATGAATGTTTACCGTCCTGGACATGCTGATTTTACTTTTGATGCAAAGTATGGTTTCCGTGATTATCGCGGTGGCGGAAGGTCTTCTGGACGTGAGACTGTTTCACGTGTTGCAGCTGGAGCTGTGGCACAAGAATTTTTGCGTCAGCAGTCTATTTCGTGTCACGCCTATACACTGCGTATTGGTGGTATTGATGCTACTGTGAAATCTCCTGAAAAAGCTTACGACCAACCGTTTTTTTCTCCCGATCCGGAAGTAATCAGTTTGTGGGAAGAACGAGTAAAAGAAGTCCGTTCTCAGGGAGATACATTGGGTGGAGTGGTCGAAGTCTGTTTAAAAAATGTACCTGCAGGGCTTGGTGAGCCTGTTTTTGATAAACTGGATGCCCGCCTTGCATATGCTTTGATGTCAGTCGGAGCAGTCAAGGGTGTTGAAATAGGATCAGGATGTCAGGCAGCTGATTCTCTTGGAAGCCAGAATAATGATTTTATAGATGCTGCAGGTTTTTTATCTAATAATTCTGGTGGAATTCTCGGTGGAATTTCCAGCGGACAGGATATTGTGGTTCGTGCTTATGTTAAGCCTATACCGTCCATTAGCAAGCCACAAAAAACAGTTGACCGTGATAAGACTGAAACTGAAATCAAAATTGGTGGAAGGCATGATATCTGTGCCATACCACGAATAGTACCCGTATTAAAATCTATGGCCATGCTGACTGTAGCTGATTTTATTCTTTTACAGCGAAGGATGGGATAG
- a CDS encoding rhodanese-related (seleno)protein, whose translation MNNRFSILLLFTVIIFVASIVFLPRYCSAQDIPRISIEQVKRKLGTDNFVIIDSRTGSDWSGSEFKIKGAIRGKIGQENEWSKGIHKDAEIVVYCAUPSEYTSSRVARTLKILGFKNVSTLLGGWHQWNRAKYPIVEK comes from the coding sequence ATGAATAATCGTTTCAGTATATTATTGCTGTTTACTGTAATTATATTTGTAGCAAGCATAGTTTTTTTACCTCGTTATTGCAGTGCACAGGATATTCCTCGTATCTCAATAGAGCAGGTAAAGCGTAAGCTTGGTACAGATAATTTTGTTATTATTGATTCACGTACAGGCTCTGATTGGAGCGGTAGTGAGTTTAAAATAAAGGGCGCCATCCGCGGTAAAATAGGACAGGAAAATGAATGGTCAAAAGGTATTCATAAGGATGCTGAAATAGTTGTTTATTGCGCTTGACCAAGTGAATACACAAGCTCCCGTGTGGCGCGTACTTTAAAGATTCTGGGGTTTAAGAATGTTAGTACCTTACTGGGGGGATGGCATCAGTGGAATAGAGCCAAATATCCTATAGTAGAAAAGTAA
- the aroL gene encoding shikimate kinase AroL encodes MSNIYLIGPRACGKTTVAKILSEKLQFKFYDSDEILIKKAGCQVSEYVDKYGWEGFRDLECEVLKELVAESGAVVSCGGGIVVREENIAVLRNAYTVYLKTNVQVLAERLKLDPNHGQRPSLTGKPLVEEIQDILNDREPLYRGCAKFIVDGAGSIDDVCKQILDNYISR; translated from the coding sequence GTGTCTAATATTTATTTAATAGGTCCAAGAGCTTGCGGTAAAACGACCGTTGCCAAAATCCTTTCCGAAAAATTGCAATTTAAATTTTATGACAGCGACGAAATTCTGATCAAAAAAGCAGGATGTCAAGTCTCTGAATATGTTGATAAATATGGTTGGGAAGGTTTTAGAGATTTAGAATGTGAAGTTTTAAAAGAATTAGTTGCTGAATCAGGTGCAGTTGTTTCATGTGGTGGTGGCATTGTTGTGCGTGAGGAGAATATAGCCGTTCTACGTAACGCTTATACCGTTTATCTCAAAACGAATGTTCAAGTTTTAGCTGAGCGCTTAAAATTAGATCCAAATCACGGACAGAGACCGTCCCTTACCGGTAAGCCTTTAGTAGAAGAGATTCAAGATATTCTTAATGATCGGGAGCCGCTTTATCGCGGATGTGCAAAGTTTATAGTCGATGGGGCCGGCAGCATTGATGATGTTTGTAAACAAATTTTAGATAATTATATATCCAGGTAA